Proteins encoded within one genomic window of Streptomyces rubradiris:
- a CDS encoding carbohydrate ABC transporter permease, translating to MSALAVQKAAPAAGTTPGTARRPPLRRRIALVPTVTLLLGAVYTLLPVAWVVIASTKSGSELFSTFTFLPGTGFADNIRDLDAYRGGVYWTWMGNSALYAGLGALLSTAVSAFSGYALATYRFRGRETMFNVLLAGVLMPPVILAIPQYLLLAKADLTDSYLSVLLPQILSPYGVYLARIYAAAAVPADVVEAGRMDGASEWRIFTRIALPMMIPGMVTVFLFQFVAVWNNFLLPYIMLSDDEKFPLTLGLHTLLEQGANTPALYTLVITGAFLAVLPLVALFLVIQRFWSLDLLSGAVKS from the coding sequence ATGAGTGCTCTCGCCGTCCAGAAGGCGGCCCCGGCCGCCGGCACCACTCCGGGTACGGCGCGGCGCCCTCCGCTGCGGCGCCGGATCGCGCTGGTGCCGACGGTCACTCTGCTGCTCGGCGCGGTCTACACCCTGCTGCCGGTCGCCTGGGTGGTGATCGCGTCCACCAAGTCCGGGTCCGAGCTGTTCTCCACGTTCACCTTCCTTCCCGGCACCGGCTTCGCCGACAACATCAGGGATCTCGACGCCTACCGGGGCGGGGTGTACTGGACGTGGATGGGCAACTCCGCGCTGTACGCCGGTCTGGGCGCCCTGCTGTCCACCGCCGTGTCGGCGTTCAGCGGCTACGCGCTCGCCACGTACCGCTTCCGGGGCCGCGAGACGATGTTCAACGTGCTGCTCGCGGGCGTGCTGATGCCGCCGGTGATCCTCGCGATCCCGCAGTACCTGCTGCTGGCGAAGGCCGACCTCACGGACTCCTACCTGTCCGTGCTGCTGCCGCAGATCCTCTCCCCGTACGGGGTCTACCTGGCCCGGATCTACGCGGCCGCCGCCGTGCCGGCCGACGTGGTGGAGGCCGGGCGGATGGACGGGGCGAGCGAGTGGCGGATCTTCACCCGGATCGCGCTGCCGATGATGATCCCCGGCATGGTGACGGTGTTCCTGTTCCAGTTCGTCGCGGTCTGGAACAACTTCCTGCTGCCGTACATCATGCTCAGCGACGACGAGAAGTTCCCGCTGACGCTGGGCCTGCACACGCTGCTGGAGCAGGGGGCGAACACGCCCGCGCTGTACACGCTGGTGATCACCGGCGCGTTCCTCGCGGTGCTTCCGCTGGTCGCGCTGTTCCTGGTCATCCAGCGGTTCTGGAGCCTGGATCTGCTGTCCGGGGCCGTAAAGTCATGA
- a CDS encoding sensor histidine kinase has product MGEYEVLTAALAVACAAVLGLAVALARTRRRWRAAVGERGWLLERERESAAEAAIAAERDRIARELHDIVSHNVSLMVVQASAAREVLGTMPDEAATALRAVEDAGRGAMTELRHLLGLLAPAPDGTDGDPGPGAQAVDAPLAPQPGLDRLGPLVDRISFAGLPVEVHVSGEPCPLPQGVDVTAYRIIQEALTNALRHGDGGTARVTVRYAGHALRVEILSTGPSVLTGTAPSATGGGSPPPAARPHGEGTGRGLLGLRERVAVYGGELDARRRLGGGFRVRARIPLDRP; this is encoded by the coding sequence ATGGGGGAGTACGAGGTGCTGACGGCGGCGCTCGCGGTGGCGTGCGCGGCCGTCCTGGGGCTGGCCGTGGCGCTGGCGCGCACCCGGCGCCGCTGGCGGGCGGCGGTCGGCGAGCGGGGCTGGCTGCTGGAGCGGGAGCGGGAGAGCGCCGCCGAGGCCGCCATCGCGGCCGAACGGGACCGGATCGCCAGGGAGTTGCACGACATCGTCAGCCACAACGTCAGCCTGATGGTCGTCCAGGCGAGCGCCGCCCGCGAGGTACTCGGCACCATGCCGGACGAGGCGGCGACCGCGCTGCGCGCCGTGGAGGACGCGGGCCGGGGCGCCATGACCGAACTGAGACACCTGCTGGGCCTGCTGGCGCCCGCACCGGACGGCACGGACGGCGACCCGGGACCGGGCGCCCAGGCGGTGGACGCGCCGCTCGCCCCGCAGCCGGGCCTGGACCGGCTCGGCCCGCTGGTGGACCGGATATCGTTCGCCGGGCTGCCCGTGGAGGTCCACGTCTCGGGCGAGCCCTGCCCGCTGCCGCAGGGCGTCGACGTGACCGCCTACCGCATCATCCAGGAGGCCCTGACCAACGCGCTCCGGCACGGCGACGGCGGCACGGCCCGGGTGACCGTGCGCTACGCCGGCCACGCTCTGCGCGTCGAAATCCTCAGCACCGGCCCCAGCGTGCTCACCGGCACCGCGCCGTCCGCCACGGGCGGCGGCAGCCCGCCTCCCGCCGCGCGACCGCACGGCGAGGGCACCGGACGCGGTCTGCTCGGCCTGCGGGAACGGGTCGCCGTCTACGGCGGTGAGCTGGACGCCCGGCGCAGACTCGGCGGCGGCTTCCGGGTGCGCGCCCGCATACCCCTGGACCGGCCGTGA
- a CDS encoding ABC transporter ATP-binding protein yields MVTEERTEDAVVQLDGVRKEYGETVALDGVSLEIRAGEAVAVMGPSGCGKSTLLNMIAGLDRPSAGRIVVHGENVGELSEKGLALYRRHRIGMIFQFFNLVDDLSALDNVALAAQLTGTPARQARRRALELFEELGIADRRNAYPAVLSGGERQRVAVARALMNRPALLLADEPTGALDSRAGEQVMDLLIDLNQIGQTLVIVTHDERLAQRCASRLVLLADGRVAGGHTLERSA; encoded by the coding sequence ATGGTCACCGAGGAGAGAACGGAAGACGCCGTCGTACAGCTCGACGGGGTGCGCAAGGAGTACGGCGAGACGGTCGCGCTCGACGGGGTGTCGCTGGAGATCCGGGCCGGGGAGGCGGTCGCGGTGATGGGACCGTCGGGGTGCGGCAAGTCCACGCTGCTCAACATGATCGCCGGACTGGACCGGCCGTCGGCCGGGCGGATCGTCGTGCACGGCGAGAACGTAGGGGAGCTGAGCGAGAAGGGGCTGGCACTGTACCGGCGGCACCGGATCGGGATGATCTTCCAGTTCTTCAACCTCGTCGACGACCTGTCGGCGCTGGACAACGTGGCGCTGGCGGCCCAGTTGACGGGCACACCGGCCCGGCAGGCCCGGCGGCGGGCGCTGGAGCTGTTCGAGGAGCTGGGGATCGCGGACCGGCGCAACGCCTATCCGGCGGTGCTCAGCGGCGGTGAGCGGCAACGGGTGGCGGTGGCGCGGGCGTTGATGAACCGGCCCGCGCTGCTGCTGGCCGACGAGCCGACCGGCGCGCTGGACAGCCGGGCCGGGGAGCAGGTGATGGACCTGCTGATCGACCTGAACCAGATCGGCCAGACCCTGGTCATCGTCACCCACGACGAGCGGCTCGCGCAGCGTTGCGCGAGCCGTCTGGTGCTGCTGGCCGACGGCCGGGTGGCCGGCGGGCACACCCTGGAGCGGTCCGCGTGA
- a CDS encoding response regulator — protein sequence MTPDAPERAPRVLIADDQTLIRTGFRLILTARGIEVAGEAADGAEAVAAVRELRPDVVLMDIRMPVMDGLEATRRILAETPGCRVLMLTTFDLDRYVYAALSLGASGFLLKDVTPEHLAAAVRLVGTGDALLAPQITRRLVERYAAEAGRTATDVPTDLAALTPREREVLTLMGRGLSNTELAAELTLSEATVKSHVARIFAKLGLRDRAQAVVIAYETGLVRPGTR from the coding sequence GTGACCCCGGACGCGCCCGAGCGGGCGCCCCGCGTCCTGATCGCCGACGACCAGACGCTGATCCGGACCGGCTTCCGGCTGATCCTCACCGCCCGGGGCATCGAGGTGGCGGGCGAGGCCGCCGACGGGGCCGAGGCGGTCGCCGCGGTCCGCGAACTCAGGCCCGACGTCGTCCTGATGGACATCCGCATGCCGGTCATGGACGGACTGGAGGCCACCCGGCGCATCCTGGCCGAGACACCCGGCTGCCGGGTGCTCATGCTGACCACCTTCGACCTGGACCGGTACGTGTACGCGGCACTGTCCCTCGGGGCCAGCGGCTTCCTGCTCAAGGACGTCACCCCGGAGCACCTGGCGGCGGCCGTACGGCTCGTCGGCACCGGCGACGCCCTGCTGGCCCCGCAGATCACCCGGCGCCTGGTGGAGCGGTACGCGGCCGAGGCCGGCCGGACGGCCACGGACGTCCCCACCGATCTGGCAGCGCTCACCCCGCGCGAGCGGGAAGTGCTCACCCTGATGGGCCGGGGCCTGTCCAACACGGAACTGGCCGCCGAACTGACCCTCAGCGAGGCCACGGTCAAGTCCCACGTGGCCCGCATCTTCGCCAAACTCGGCCTGCGCGACCGCGCCCAGGCGGTGGTCATCGCGTACGAGACGGGCCTGGTGAGACCGGGGACAAGGTGA
- a CDS encoding ABC transporter permease, with translation MRAVWQAARAAVRRRRVQTLVIWLVTLVSTGSTVVALGLVDAASAPFDRAFEKLHGPHVVAAFDSGKVSDARLTRAARRPEVESVAGPFARATVSMPRGAGDFGLGGEITVVGRPGPGGPVDRMDVWAGRWPTRPGEVILNRQPDWTADDLGKTLQVPSGPRLTVVGFAFDLSHTADAWVAPEQIEALHPAGRQMLFRFRDAVTEQELRAGLAEVTRELPPGSLAGSQTYLALKHRIGGNARAYAPYLMAFGVLGVLVAVLIVANVVGGAVVSGFRHIGILKALGFTPGQVLGVYLTMISVPAVLGCGLGTVAGNLLAEPFLDFVFSGPASGVLHDTLGIPLWVNLMALLGMPLVCVLAALGPSVRARRLPAARAISAGSAPRAGRALGLQRRLAGVRLPRSVSLGAGLPFARPARSGLTLAAVVLGVTTVTFATGLAATLNSYGNGGERTYDVTVYVGEHRHGKEVRPVHGDRELQALLGSLPGARHVTARSDDEVLLVGSTNVVMFEGRRGGRSLDTMLVKGRWMSRPGEVVAGSPFLRRNEVRLGDRLRLRKDGREEQVTVVGETLDTDDRLVIGDWPTVTALMPAVRPIAYHVKLGEGVDQEAYARAVRAADRGLSVQLSGANSVTGTIVGSATALTLMLALVASLGVFNTAVLNTHDRRRDLGMLKSIGMTPRQVTVMTVTSMAVLGVLGSLLGVPLGIAAHRVVVPRMGAGLDITLPDSMMAVWHPPLLAVLGLAGVMIAVVGALVPARRAARLTVAEVLRNE, from the coding sequence GTGAGGGCCGTGTGGCAGGCCGCGCGGGCGGCCGTGCGCCGGCGGCGGGTGCAGACGCTGGTGATCTGGCTGGTCACGCTGGTGTCGACGGGCTCGACGGTGGTGGCGCTGGGGCTGGTCGACGCGGCGTCGGCGCCGTTCGACCGCGCCTTCGAGAAGCTGCACGGGCCGCACGTCGTGGCCGCCTTCGACAGCGGCAAGGTGTCGGACGCCCGACTGACGCGCGCGGCCCGGCGGCCGGAAGTGGAGTCGGTGGCGGGGCCGTTCGCCCGGGCGACGGTCAGTATGCCGCGCGGTGCGGGGGACTTCGGGCTCGGCGGTGAGATCACGGTGGTGGGCCGCCCCGGTCCCGGCGGGCCGGTGGACCGGATGGATGTGTGGGCGGGCCGCTGGCCCACCCGGCCGGGCGAGGTGATCCTGAACCGGCAGCCCGACTGGACCGCCGACGACCTCGGCAAGACGCTCCAGGTGCCGTCGGGCCCGCGGCTCACCGTCGTCGGGTTCGCCTTCGACCTGAGTCACACGGCGGACGCCTGGGTCGCCCCGGAGCAGATCGAAGCGCTGCACCCGGCCGGGCGGCAGATGCTGTTCCGGTTCCGGGACGCGGTGACGGAGCAGGAACTGCGCGCGGGACTGGCCGAGGTGACGCGGGAGTTGCCGCCGGGCTCGCTCGCCGGGTCGCAGACGTACCTGGCGCTCAAGCACCGGATCGGCGGCAACGCGCGCGCGTACGCGCCGTATCTGATGGCGTTCGGGGTGCTCGGCGTCCTGGTGGCGGTGCTGATCGTCGCGAACGTGGTCGGCGGGGCCGTGGTCTCCGGGTTCCGGCACATCGGCATCCTGAAGGCACTGGGCTTCACCCCGGGGCAGGTCCTGGGCGTCTATCTGACGATGATCTCCGTGCCTGCGGTCCTGGGCTGTGGCCTGGGCACGGTGGCCGGCAATCTGCTGGCGGAGCCGTTCCTGGACTTCGTGTTCTCCGGGCCGGCCTCGGGAGTGCTGCACGACACCCTGGGAATCCCGCTCTGGGTGAACCTGATGGCCCTGCTCGGCATGCCCCTGGTCTGTGTGCTCGCCGCGCTCGGCCCGTCGGTGCGGGCGCGGCGGCTGCCGGCGGCGCGGGCCATCAGCGCGGGCAGCGCGCCCCGGGCCGGACGGGCGCTCGGTCTTCAGCGGCGTCTGGCGGGGGTCCGGCTGCCCCGCTCGGTGAGCCTCGGCGCCGGGCTCCCGTTCGCCCGGCCCGCGCGCAGCGGGCTCACGCTGGCCGCCGTGGTCCTCGGGGTGACGACGGTGACCTTCGCGACCGGCCTGGCGGCGACGCTGAACAGTTACGGGAACGGCGGTGAGCGCACCTATGACGTCACCGTCTACGTAGGGGAGCACCGGCACGGCAAGGAGGTACGGCCGGTCCACGGCGACCGTGAACTCCAGGCGCTGCTGGGGTCGTTGCCGGGCGCGCGTCATGTCACGGCGCGGTCGGACGACGAGGTGCTCCTCGTGGGCAGTACGAACGTGGTGATGTTCGAGGGGCGGCGCGGCGGCCGGTCCCTGGACACCATGCTCGTGAAGGGCCGTTGGATGAGCCGGCCGGGGGAGGTGGTGGCCGGGTCGCCGTTCCTGCGCCGCAACGAGGTGCGGCTCGGGGACCGGTTGCGGCTGCGCAAGGACGGCCGCGAGGAGCAGGTGACCGTCGTGGGCGAGACGCTGGACACCGACGACCGGCTGGTCATCGGCGACTGGCCGACGGTGACCGCGCTGATGCCGGCGGTGCGGCCCATCGCGTACCACGTGAAGCTCGGCGAGGGCGTGGACCAGGAGGCGTACGCCCGTGCGGTCCGGGCCGCCGATCGGGGGCTGTCCGTCCAGTTGAGCGGGGCGAACAGCGTCACCGGCACCATTGTCGGCTCCGCGACCGCGCTGACCCTGATGCTGGCCCTGGTCGCCTCCCTCGGTGTCTTCAACACCGCCGTGCTCAACACCCACGACCGGCGCCGTGACCTCGGCATGCTGAAGTCGATCGGGATGACCCCGCGCCAGGTGACGGTGATGACGGTGACGTCGATGGCGGTGCTCGGCGTGCTGGGGTCGCTCCTGGGGGTCCCGCTGGGCATCGCCGCCCACCGGGTGGTGGTGCCGCGCATGGGGGCCGGGCTGGACATCACGTTGCCGGATTCCATGATGGCTGTCTGGCATCCGCCTCTCCTGGCCGTCCTCGGGCTCGCCGGGGTGATGATCGCCGTCGTGGGGGCGCTGGTGCCCGCGCGCCGGGCGGCCCGGCTCACCGTGGCCGAGGTGCTGCGCAACGAGTGA
- a CDS encoding SseB family protein has product METPAHADSPTPAQQALDALTVNAEDQAALDTLAHSDVLVPVPDDALDGEGADATTVALPVLEQPGGDAVVPVFTTEGEMTDLLPFVSRYRLIPLGALAAQWPDENLSLAIDGSSSHALTLTSQGVRTLLVR; this is encoded by the coding sequence ATGGAGACACCCGCACACGCCGACTCGCCGACGCCGGCCCAGCAGGCACTGGACGCGCTGACCGTGAACGCCGAGGACCAGGCCGCCCTGGACACCCTCGCCCACAGCGACGTACTCGTCCCGGTGCCGGACGACGCGCTGGACGGAGAGGGCGCCGATGCCACCACCGTGGCCCTGCCCGTCCTGGAACAGCCCGGCGGCGACGCGGTCGTCCCGGTGTTCACCACGGAGGGCGAGATGACCGATCTGCTGCCCTTCGTCTCGCGCTACCGTCTGATCCCGCTCGGCGCGCTCGCCGCGCAGTGGCCCGACGAGAACCTGTCCCTCGCCATCGACGGCAGTTCCTCCCACGCCCTGACGCTCACGTCACAGGGGGTCCGCACACTGCTGGTCCGCTGA
- a CDS encoding MarR family winged helix-turn-helix transcriptional regulator, whose product MAVETAETRLEERWRDILAVHARTMCEIDRVLHPYGLGASDFEVLDLLATEPPGQGEQCRVQNLVGRVHLSQSALSRLIGRLEKDGLVERSVCAEDRRGVWVALTPKGRALHAEVLPLHRAVLRRMLAGQEL is encoded by the coding sequence ATGGCAGTCGAAACGGCCGAGACCCGGCTGGAGGAACGCTGGCGGGACATCCTCGCCGTGCACGCGCGCACGATGTGCGAGATCGACCGCGTCCTGCACCCGTACGGGCTCGGCGCCAGCGACTTCGAGGTGCTGGATCTGCTGGCCACGGAGCCGCCCGGGCAGGGTGAGCAGTGCCGGGTGCAGAACCTGGTCGGCCGGGTCCACCTCAGCCAGAGCGCGCTGTCCCGGCTGATCGGCCGGCTGGAGAAGGACGGCCTGGTGGAACGCTCGGTGTGCGCGGAGGACCGGCGCGGGGTGTGGGTCGCGCTCACCCCCAAGGGTCGCGCCCTGCACGCCGAGGTACTGCCGCTCCACCGGGCGGTGCTGCGGCGCATGCTGGCCGGGCAGGAACTTTAG
- a CDS encoding purine-cytosine permease family protein encodes MTAHPHDIPDGASAGHPLRVETHGLDVIEDPERKGSPRTLFWPWFGANVSVLGLGYGAFAFGFGISFPQALAAGALGIVVSFLLCGFVAVAGKRGSAPTMVLSRAAYGVRGNRLPAVVSWVLTVGWETVLASLATMATGTVLGALGWDGGTGTKAAALLVVAALTVVGGVMGFDLIMRLQTWITLVTGVLTIVYVILVADRIHWSTVDALPAGSAQRFIGALVFMMTGFGLGWVNAAADYSRYLPRDSSSRAVIGWTTFGACLAPLVLLVFGLLLAGSAPELSQAIAADPIGALATLLPSWFLVPFAVVAVLGLVGGAVLDIYSSGLALLSAGLRAPRYLAALLDGVLMIAGSVYIVFFADDFLGQFMGFLTTLGVPVAAWAGVMLADLALRRRDYDEADLYRPQGRYGDVPLLPLCVTLAATAVGWGLVTNTAAHWLSWQGYLLTPLGLGGRTGPWAYANLGVLVALVLAFLGTLSTGRARIRHQEARTPGPAREEARRP; translated from the coding sequence GTGACGGCCCATCCGCACGACATCCCGGACGGGGCGTCCGCCGGCCACCCGCTACGGGTGGAGACGCACGGCCTCGACGTGATCGAGGACCCGGAACGCAAGGGCAGCCCGCGCACCCTGTTCTGGCCCTGGTTCGGGGCCAACGTCTCCGTCCTCGGCCTCGGCTACGGCGCGTTCGCGTTCGGCTTCGGCATCTCCTTCCCGCAGGCCCTCGCCGCCGGCGCGCTCGGCATCGTCGTCTCGTTCCTGCTCTGCGGCTTCGTCGCGGTCGCCGGCAAGCGCGGCTCGGCACCGACCATGGTGCTCAGCCGGGCCGCGTACGGCGTGCGCGGCAACCGGCTGCCGGCCGTCGTGTCCTGGGTGCTCACCGTCGGCTGGGAGACCGTCCTCGCCTCGCTCGCCACGATGGCCACCGGCACCGTCCTCGGTGCCCTCGGCTGGGACGGCGGCACCGGGACCAAGGCCGCCGCCCTGCTGGTGGTGGCCGCGCTGACCGTCGTCGGCGGAGTCATGGGCTTCGACCTGATCATGCGGCTGCAGACCTGGATCACCCTGGTCACGGGCGTCCTCACGATCGTCTACGTCATCCTCGTCGCCGACCGGATCCACTGGAGCACGGTCGACGCCCTCCCGGCCGGTTCCGCCCAGCGGTTCATCGGCGCGCTGGTGTTCATGATGACCGGCTTCGGCCTCGGCTGGGTCAACGCCGCCGCCGACTACTCCCGCTATCTGCCCCGGGACTCCTCCAGCCGGGCGGTCATCGGCTGGACCACGTTCGGCGCCTGTCTGGCCCCGCTGGTGCTGCTGGTCTTCGGCCTGCTGCTGGCCGGATCCGCCCCGGAGCTGAGCCAGGCGATCGCGGCCGACCCGATCGGCGCGCTGGCCACCCTCCTGCCGTCCTGGTTCCTGGTGCCGTTCGCCGTGGTCGCCGTCCTCGGCCTGGTCGGCGGCGCCGTCCTGGACATCTACTCCTCCGGCCTGGCCCTGCTCTCGGCCGGGCTGCGGGCACCGCGCTACCTGGCCGCCCTTCTCGACGGCGTTCTGATGATCGCCGGCTCGGTCTACATCGTGTTCTTCGCCGACGACTTCCTCGGCCAGTTCATGGGTTTCCTCACCACACTCGGCGTGCCCGTCGCGGCCTGGGCCGGCGTCATGCTCGCCGACCTGGCACTGCGCCGCCGCGACTACGACGAAGCCGACCTGTACCGCCCGCAGGGCCGCTACGGCGACGTGCCCCTCCTCCCGCTGTGTGTCACCCTCGCCGCCACCGCCGTCGGCTGGGGACTGGTCACCAACACCGCCGCGCACTGGCTGAGCTGGCAGGGCTACCTGCTGACGCCGCTCGGCCTGGGCGGCCGGACCGGCCCCTGGGCGTACGCCAACCTGGGCGTCCTCGTCGCCCTGGTCCTCGCCTTCCTCGGCACGCTGTCGACGGGCAGGGCCCGGATACGGCACCAGGAGGCGCGAACACCCGGCCCGGCCCGCGAGGAAGCGCGGCGCCCGTGA
- a CDS encoding VOC family protein encodes MAAGLQTIIYPVKDLDRAKALFGALLGVEPYADEPFYVGYKAAGQDVGLDPSGHAKGMTGPVPYWHVTDLRERLTALLAAGAELLQDAQDVGGGRLIAFVKDPDGNHLGLLQDPSA; translated from the coding sequence ATGGCCGCAGGCCTGCAGACGATCATCTACCCGGTGAAGGACCTGGACCGCGCCAAGGCCCTGTTCGGCGCGCTGCTGGGCGTGGAGCCGTACGCGGACGAGCCGTTCTACGTGGGCTACAAGGCCGCCGGCCAGGACGTCGGGCTGGATCCGAGCGGGCACGCCAAGGGCATGACCGGGCCGGTGCCGTACTGGCACGTGACGGATCTGCGGGAGCGGCTCACGGCGCTGCTGGCGGCGGGCGCCGAGCTGCTCCAGGACGCGCAGGACGTCGGCGGCGGCCGGCTGATCGCGTTCGTGAAGGACCCCGACGGCAACCACCTGGGGCTGCTCCAGGACCCGTCGGCCTGA
- a CDS encoding LacI family DNA-binding transcriptional regulator — MTMSNTGGRRRAPTIHDVAREAGVSRGTVSRVLNGGHYVSPAAQEAVNAAIRKTGYVVNRHARSLITGRSDSVGFLLTEPQERFFEDPNFNVLLRGCTQALAAHDIPLLLMLAGTRDERRRITRYITAGHVDGVLLVSSHSGDPVAEELRAAGVPLVACGKPIGLGSKVSYVAADDRDGARDMVRHLLSLGRRRIGVVTGPPDTPGGVERLAGYREVLAEAGLPADERLVVSGDYSRASGEAGAERLLERAPDMDAVFVASDLMAQGVLTALHRAGKRVPEDIAVGGFDDSPAATAATPALTTIRQPWDRISSEMVRVLLAQLGGEEPAAVILPTELVRRESA, encoded by the coding sequence ATGACCATGAGCAACACGGGGGGCCGGCGCAGGGCACCGACGATCCACGATGTGGCGCGCGAGGCGGGGGTCTCGCGCGGCACGGTCTCGCGGGTGCTCAACGGCGGGCACTATGTGAGCCCCGCCGCCCAGGAGGCGGTCAACGCCGCCATCCGCAAGACCGGGTACGTCGTGAACCGGCACGCCCGTTCGCTGATAACGGGGCGTTCGGACTCGGTCGGCTTCCTGCTGACCGAGCCGCAGGAGCGGTTCTTCGAGGACCCGAACTTCAACGTCCTGCTGCGCGGCTGCACCCAGGCGCTGGCCGCGCACGACATCCCGCTGCTGCTGATGCTGGCGGGCACGCGGGACGAACGGCGCCGGATCACGCGGTACATCACCGCCGGGCACGTCGACGGGGTGCTGCTGGTCTCCAGCCACTCCGGCGACCCGGTCGCCGAGGAGCTGCGCGCGGCGGGGGTACCGCTGGTCGCCTGCGGGAAGCCGATCGGCCTCGGTTCGAAGGTGAGTTACGTCGCCGCCGACGACCGGGACGGCGCCCGGGACATGGTGCGGCACCTGCTGTCACTGGGGCGGCGCCGGATCGGCGTGGTCACCGGACCGCCGGACACGCCGGGCGGTGTGGAGCGGCTCGCCGGGTACCGGGAGGTGCTCGCCGAGGCGGGCCTTCCGGCCGACGAGCGGCTCGTCGTCTCCGGCGACTACAGCCGGGCGAGCGGTGAGGCGGGCGCGGAACGACTGCTGGAGCGGGCGCCGGACATGGACGCCGTGTTCGTCGCCTCCGACCTGATGGCGCAGGGCGTGCTGACGGCCCTGCACCGGGCCGGGAAGCGGGTGCCGGAGGACATCGCCGTGGGCGGTTTCGACGACTCCCCGGCGGCGACCGCCGCCACTCCGGCGCTCACCACCATCCGGCAGCCGTGGGACCGGATCAGCAGCGAGATGGTGCGGGTGCTGCTCGCCCAGCTGGGCGGTGAGGAGCCGGCGGCGGTGATCCTGCCCACGGAGCTGGTGCGGCGCGAGTCCGCGTGA
- a CDS encoding carbohydrate ABC transporter permease → MSSPTSRRGYGVKAAPYTFLLPATILFALFFALPIGYAVWLSFRKVRVLGLGLGSGARLEVWAGFENYRAAFQDSELLHGALRVLGYGCLVVPVMLGLALLFALMLDSEKVRLAPFTRLAIFLPYAIPGVVAALLWGFLYLPDVSPFYFVLDKLGLPQPDLLDGGPLYLALSNIAVWGGTGFNMIVIYTSLRSIPAEVYEAARLDGATPLQIALRIKIPMVAPSLVLTFFFSIIATLQVFSEPMTLKPLTNSVDTTWSPLMKVYQDAFGRNDMYSAAAEATLIAVVTLLLSFGFLRASNRRDKQDVSQGGAR, encoded by the coding sequence GTGAGCAGCCCGACCAGCCGGAGGGGGTACGGGGTCAAGGCGGCCCCCTACACCTTCCTCCTCCCCGCCACGATCCTGTTCGCCCTCTTCTTCGCGCTGCCCATCGGCTACGCGGTGTGGCTCAGCTTCCGCAAGGTGCGCGTCTTGGGGCTCGGCCTGGGCTCGGGCGCCCGGCTGGAGGTCTGGGCCGGCTTCGAGAACTACCGCGCGGCCTTCCAGGACAGCGAGCTGCTGCACGGCGCGCTGCGCGTGCTCGGCTACGGCTGCCTCGTCGTCCCGGTGATGCTCGGCCTCGCCCTGCTGTTCGCGCTGATGCTGGACTCCGAGAAGGTGCGGCTCGCCCCGTTCACCCGGCTCGCCATCTTCCTGCCGTACGCCATCCCCGGCGTGGTGGCCGCGCTGCTGTGGGGCTTTCTGTACCTGCCGGACGTCAGCCCGTTCTACTTCGTGCTCGACAAGCTGGGCCTGCCGCAGCCGGACCTGCTGGACGGCGGTCCGCTCTACCTCGCCCTGTCGAACATCGCGGTCTGGGGCGGCACCGGCTTCAACATGATCGTCATCTACACCTCGCTCAGGTCGATCCCGGCCGAGGTGTACGAGGCGGCACGGCTGGACGGCGCCACCCCGCTGCAGATCGCGCTGCGGATCAAGATCCCGATGGTGGCGCCCTCGCTGGTGCTGACCTTCTTCTTCTCGATCATCGCGACGCTCCAGGTGTTCAGCGAGCCGATGACCCTGAAGCCGCTCACCAACTCGGTCGACACGACCTGGAGTCCGCTGATGAAGGTGTACCAGGACGCCTTCGGCCGCAACGACATGTACTCGGCGGCGGCCGAGGCGACGCTGATCGCCGTGGTCACGCTGCTGCTGTCGTTCGGGTTCCTGCGGGCCTCCAACCGCCGTGACAAGCAGGACGTGAGTCAAGGAGGGGCGCGATGA